From the genome of Treponema denticola:
TGACAATACGGAAGAAAGCATAAAAGCCCTACAAACAGCCATCATCGATTATTATCAACCTAAGACGCATAAATCAAAACAGACTATGAAGCAACAAATTTCTCAACTTGTTTATACATTGCTCAGTGAACAAGGATGGAGCAAAGAGCACGATAAGCTGGCCGATCTAAAAAAGGTATCAATTGATGCAAACAATCAATTCTTCTTATGGCATACTTGGTTCAGCGATGTGTTTAACCGACCCTCAAAACAAGGCTTTGATATCGTGATTGGTAACCCGCCGTATATACAATTACAAGATGATGGCGGTAAGCTGGCAAAAATGTATAAATCGGCTAAGTTCAATACTTTTAATAAAATGGGTGATATTTATCAACTTTTTTATGAAAAAGGCATTGCCCTGCTGAGAAAAGATGGACATCTTTGTTATATTACCTCTAACAAATGGATGAGGGCAGGATATGGAGAAACCAGCCGTAAATATTTTGCAGAACAGACTCAACCAAAGATTCTTGTTGACTTAGCCGGTGAAAAAGGTTTTGAAAATGCAACTGTCGATGTAAATATCTTACTACTGCAAAAGGCTGCATATACTCAAAACACCTGTGCCTTGCGGGGAGGATTGGAGTGTCTAAAAGATAGGAGCGGTTTAGCTAAACAACCAGTACAAGCAATTGAATTTCCTAAAAACGGCAATAGCTGGGTTATTCTTTCAGATATAGAGCAGCGTATTAAGCAAAAAATTGAAACAGTCGGAACTCCACTGAAAGAGTGGGATATAAAAATATATCGAGGCATTTTAACCGGTTGCAATGAAGCATTCATCATAAACAAAGAAAAACGGGATGAACTAATAAAAAAATGTCCTAAAAGTGCTGAGATTATACGCCCGATTCTTCGTGGCAGAGATATAAAGCGGTATAGCTATGATTTTGCAGATACATATTTACTCAATGTACATAATGGTATCCGAGAGAAAGATATTCCTCCCATCAATATTGATGACTATCCTGCTGTTAAAGCACACTTAGATCACTATTGGGATAAAATATCCGTCAGAGATGACCGTGGAAAAACCCCGTATAATTTACGAAATTGTGCATATATGGACGATTTTAATAAGCAGAAAATTATTTGGACTGATATTGCTTGTAAACCATCGTTTGTTTTTTCAGATGAAGAAATATATTTCTTAAATACCGCTTATATGTTAAGTGGGTATCATTTATATTATCTACTGCATATACTTAATTCAAAATTAATAACATTTTATTTTACCCATACAGCGACTGGATTAGGTAATAAAGGATTAAGATTATTTAAAATATTCGTTGAGAAAATACCAATTCCAGTGTATGTAAATTCTGACATACAAAGAAGCTTGGACTCTTACAAGCCAGTCATAAATTTGCAAAGTGAACAGGAGAAGATAAATAAATGGGTGAATCAATTATATCATTTAAATACAGAAGAGATCGGGTATATAAATAGTATAAGTGAATAAATCATTATTGTGTATCATTTTATTTCTCTAAAACCGATTTCATTTTGCTCTTGCTGATTTAATTTATAGAGCTCAAAAATCATCTTATCAAGTAAAATTGCTTTAGCATGTGTGTAATTATTCTGAATATCTTTTACTGCATTTAGGAAGTTAGTTTCTATTTTATCATCAATTGCGATAACTGGAATAGTTTCAAAGAAAATTTTACTTAACTCGCGTGTGCCACCCTGTAATTCAGGGAAGTTATCTCTAAAACAATATTTAAATAAAGATGAATTGAAAAATGCTGTCAAAAAACCTATATATTGCCCCGTAATAATAAAACATTTTTGATTAACGAAAAAATTTTTATCGTCAAATACAAAAGGCAAATATTTGGTCATGTTTGGATAAATAATCTTCTGCTTAGAAAAATTGTCCCAATAAGCTATACTGTCTTGCAGTTCAAACCATTTATTATGTGTCTTTTTTCTGCTACCTTTATTTCCCGATTGTGAAAGTCGGTTTTCACCCCAGCAGTCCTTCCCATATTGGGATAGATACTCTACGTCTGATTTACCAAAATTAAGAAGATAATCTCTGACTGCAGGATACTCATCTATATTGTATTTTCTACTCGGAAAAGTTGCAATTAAATATTTATCGGCAAAATTATACCCATATTTTTTAATGTCCTTGCCTCTTAATATCGGGCGTATAATATCGACAGAATTAGGCGATTGCTTTATAAGCTCGTCTCTTTTAGTCTTATCGATAATAAAAGCTTCATTGCAGCCTGTTTTTATTCCGTAATTGATTCGGATATCCCACTCTTTTAACGGTACTCCAACTTTTTCAATTTTTTCTTTTATTCTTTGTTCTATTGGGCTTAAAATAACCCAAGAAGAATTGCGAGGAAAAATAATGTTTACAGCTTCATTTTTTCGTTCAAGCAAATCGCTGAAAAATAATAATAAATAGTAACCGATAAGAAAAAGCGGAATAAAAACTAGACGATATAATTATTGGAACCGTCATGTACAGGCGGCTCCAAAATCGCAGGATAGAAGCTATTCCGCTATTACCGGATTGTTAAGGCGCTCTTTAATAAACTTATCAACCGTTATACGATGCACATCAAAGATTCTGCCGATTGCAGCTTTTGAAATTTTTTTATTGAGCAGTGCTTCAACTTCCTGCTCTTTTCCGCTTAATTTCAATAAGGAATTTTTACGCCCCTTAGGTCTGCCTAGTACGACCCCTTGCGTTTTCCGCAAAGCTAAGGCTTCTTTTGTACGCTGACTAATAAGCTGCCGCTCAATCTCCGCTGCAAGCGAGAAGGCAAAAGCCAGCACTTTTGAGTTGATATTATCTGCAAACTCAAAGTTTTCTTTAATTGAAAAAATGCGGACATGCTTTTCAATGCAAGCGTTCAAGAAACTCATTACATTTAAAAGACTTCTGCCTAACCGTGAAAGTTCCGGTACAATCAGCAAATCATTTGCATGTAACCGGTCACTTAAAGCTCCCAACTTACGATGCCCAATCGAAATTCCGCCGGACATAACTTCTTCGATAAACTCATCAATAGTAATGTTTCGCTCTTCAGCCCAACGGCATACCTCAAACCGCTGATTTTCCAGCGTTTGTTTTTCTGTACTAACCCGCAAATATGCGTATATCATAGATTACCTCCGCTTTGTAGTATACGCATTAAAGCGATAGTATGCATGGCACCTCAACTTTTATTTTTTCTATACTATATATTTCTTCCTGTGTTAATCCGTATAATTTATATATAAGTTGATCTATTTGCTTTTCAAGTAAATAGGTATTTGCTTGTGGATTTTTCTGCTTAGCTATAAGAATCTGATCAACCAAATCAATAATGGGCTTTTGTTGCTCTTTTGGAGCAAGTGGAATAGGAATATTTCTTATATGCTCAGGATAAATATGGTAGTCACCGCCACGAATATTTGTAAGTAAAATATTTGCATAGTGTGAATTCATAATTGCAAGAATGTATAATAGATGTATCTTTTCAGACAATTTTTCCATTTCATTACGGGTATGATGAGAAAATCTTTTTATACTTGTTGTAATGCTCTTATTTTCAACACCATGTAAATCTTTCCAAAGTATAGCAACAAACATCGCATCGCTTGTTGTATACTCTCCATTTTTATCAAAAACGACTTGTAAATCACCAAGCCGATTAAACATCAATTTCTTTGTAAAATATAACTCTTTGAATGTTGGGCGGCTCAACCTTTTAGGAACACGCATTGTGTTATACTCAAGAAATCTAATTCTTTTTACATGATATCTTTCAATATCTTTCGATTCAATAAACTTCATATTATGAATATCATCTTTTAATTCACTAATTAAATCAGCTTTTACAAATTTATCTTGCACGATTTTTTCATCAGAATTTAGAACCATCCCTTTGCTTATATAGCAAAAATCACCAAGCGTATACATAGTAGCATGACGATTTGTATTTCGTATGTCTTGCGTTAAGTTCCATACTACGGTCTTTTCATCTTGTACAAGTTCCGTGTATGATTTTGTAAATACAACTTTTATGTTATTTTGCTTTGAGTTAAAATTTGAAATACGTACATGATTCCTTGGTAAAACTTTTTTAATAAACAGAATACAATTTGTAACTGTCGCACTTTCAAATACTTTTATACCTTTCAAATCAGTAATCTCAAACAGATCGTACTTAGTGATAATTATTTGGCGAAGCCGTTTGGCATAGTTTTGATTTGTAACAGGATACGGTACAATCTGTGAATAAATACCACCGTTTTTTAAGAGTTGTAAACTTTTTTCTATAAATGGAATATACAAATCCCACTTCTGATATAATGTTTTATATGTTCCGAATTCCAATAATTGATTTCGTTGTTTTTGGAGCCATCTATCTGCTACCTGATTGGGAGCTGAAATATACGGCGGGTTACCAATCACGATATCAAAGCCTTGTTTTGAGGGTCATCAAAATCGGTCAATAATAAATATGGTGTTTGAGCCACAATGAACTTTTACAATTTTTAGGTTCAAACAAACCCGTATATACCATATATCTATATAGAGTTTGTTTTGATATTTCCAATTCTTTTGCAATTTTTGTTTTCTCAACGCCCAATGACATTTGTTCTATAATCCAATTATGACAAGCTGCACATTTCGGATTTAACCGGCAGCGCTCTCCTTGCTTTCGTCCAATCTGTTTGCCTTTAGATTTAGCACAAGCAAGAGCTTCCTTCGTCCTCTGGCTAATCAAATTTCGTTCAATTTCCGCACTTAAACCAAACGCAAACGCCAGAACTTTACTTTGAATGTCATCTCCAAGGCGATAATTATCTTTAATCGTCCATACCCTGCACTCTTTTTTCATGCAAATGTTGAGGATTTCCATAATCATAAATAAATTACGCCCAAGACGTGAAAGCTCTGCACAAATGATTAAATCTCCTTTCTTGACTATATTTAAAAGTTCTCCCAGCTTACGTTTATCATAATTTTTCGTTCCGCTGATGGTTTCTTCAATCCAGCCATCTACATTCAGCTTCTCCCGCGTACAAAAATTCGTAATTTCAAATTTCTGATTTTCAATCGTCTGCTTATCCGTGCTTACTCTGATGTATCCGTATGTCATTGTGTGCCTCGTTTTATAATGTGATATGGATATTGTTCACAGTAGTCCTTTTACATGCAAGAGCTGTGTACGGAATGAGGCTCACCTCAAACCACTGATTTGATTATATTCTCAACCCCAATCAAAAATTTTGTCTAGCTGTTTTGTACTTTGTTTTCTATTATCAAGAATGTTAAAGAAGCCCCTTTGACAATTTTTAAACTGATGCCTATAATATAAATGATGGCTGAATCAACAAAAAAGAAAAGCGATACCTACACGGAAATTCTCAAAAATGCAAAAGCTGAGTTTTTGCAAAACGGTTTTGAAAAAGCATCGATGCGTTCCATTGCCGCAAGGACCGGCATAACCGCCGGAGCTTTGTACAAACACTTTCCATCAAAGGCGGCAATATTTGAAGCTCTCGTAGAGCCGCTTATCGGACAAACCTTAAGTATCGGTTCCGATTTTTCCAAAATTGCAATACATTTATATGAAACTAAAGACTTTTTATCAACAAAAGAAGCAATACGCATATCGTTGCAAAATTTATGTACGCTGGTTTACAATCACTTCGATGATTTTAGGCTTTTATTTAACCGCTCGGCGGGAACAAAATACGAAAATATCCGTCACGAATTCGTAATGGCAGATGTTACAGCGTGCAAAAAATTCATTGCCGACTTAAAAAAACGAGGTATAAAAGTCCGATCCTTAAACGACGATCAGCTTCACTTAATTTACAGCACCGCCTTAACACCTCTTTTTGAAATCATCACACATGAATATTCGTATAAAGAAACCCAAGGCTTCATAGACATATTAACCGATGTGATGTATTTTTGCTGGAATAAAATTATGCAGCCGGAAGCGGAAATAAACAGATAAAATACTATTTTTTCCTCTTGACAAATTTTTAATGTATGGCTATACTAACAACTGGTAAACAGCGTTTACTAATTGTTAGTATTACAAGAGGATTGTACAATGAAACTTGAAAGTTTGCATATATTTTTTAAAAAGATCGGTGAGTTTCAATTAAAATACCGCTGGCTTTTACTCATCTTATTGACAGCTATAAGCATATTTGCCGCAATGGGCTTAAAAAAGTTTAGAGCCACATCAATGACCGAAGAAGTTTTTGTAAACATTACGAAGAATATGAGAAAAAATGAAGACAGGTTTAAAGAGCTTTTCGGCAGCAATGACACCATAGTTTTGCTTATAGAATCCGATGATGTTTTTAAGCCCGAAGTTTTAAAAATGATTAAAGAAATCGGAAACGAACTTTTAGAAAAAATTCCGTACGCCGATTCGGTTACTTCTATCACCGATATCGATATAAGTATCGGAACGGAAGAAGGAATCGAGATAAAAAATCCCTTTAAAGACGGTATCCCTGAAGATCCTGCCGAACTTAAAAAAGCAAAGGATTTTATCCTATCCAGAAAATCCATCGTAAATAAACTTGTTTCAAGCGATGCAAAAGAAACCTGGCTTGTTCTTTCGCTTAAAGCAACCCCGAGTAGAGAAGAATGGATGAAAACTTCGGATAAGGAGCTTATGTATATCATGGGAGAAACCGCTATCGATATCGTAACAAATCCCAAATACAAAAGCTCTGCCTACACAATAAAACCTGCAGGTCTTCCCTACACTGAAACGGAAGAAAAGATTGTTATGAACGCAGATATAAAAAAATGCGTAAGTCTTAGTTTTATGTGTATGATAATTCTTCTCGTTATTTTTGCACGCTCGCTAAGAGGTACGATAGTACCTATCATAGCCACCACAGGTGCAATAGTTTCAGTTTTAGGTTTTATGGGGCATTTAAATATTGAAGGAAGTTCCGAAATGCTTTCCGTTCCAATAATTCTTGCAATGGCTCTTTCGGTAGGCTACTCAATTCACCTTGTAAATTCTTTTAGAAACAGCTTTTACGCAATAGGAAAACGTAAAGAAGCCGTTATCGATTCAATAGAAAATACGGGCTGGCCTTTATTTTTTACGGTTGTTACGACAGTTGCTTCCGTTTTATCGTTTTTAACGGTTGACCTCGAGCCGATGCATTGGATGGGGCTTGCAAGCGCCGCTATGGTTTTTGCAGTTTATGTCTATGTGAGCATCTTAATTCCTATTTTGATGAGTTTCGGAAAGGACTGTCCTCCTGAACAAAATAAGAGTGCAATAAGATATAAAAAGCTGGATTCTTTTTTTGAAAAGTTCGGAAGGTCCGTATTAAAAAAACGAAAACCGATTTTAATTGTTTTTGCACTTGTAACAGTCCTTTGTCTTCCCGGTATTTTTATGATAACCGTAAACATGGACAGTTTTAACTTTATGGGAACAAGAATTCCTTATGTAAAACGCATTTATGAAATTACACATTCTCAATTGGGAGCCTATTTTAACTATAATGTGATGCTGACATTTAAAGAAGAAAATGCAGTAAAAAAACCGGAAAACTTAAAAAAGCTGGAGGAGTTAAGCCGCCACATATCGGGCTTTAAATTGACAAAATTGAATAACGGAGTCCCGAAAATATTTTCAATTTTGGATGTTGTAAAAGATATGAATCAAACGATGCATGCCGATGATCCGGCCTTTTATACCATACCTGAAGATGAAGACCTCTTAGCCCAACTTTTATTTTTATACGAAATATCGGGTGGAGAAACTTCCCACTGGGTTGATGACGAATTCAGAACTCTCCGTATGAACGTAGATGTCGCAGCCTTTGACGGAAATGAACTTGCCGCCAATTTGGAAAGCGTGTATAAAAAATGTGCTGAACTTTTCCCCGATGCCGAAACCTTTTTAACAGGAGCTGCAGCCCATGCCGCAGAAATGAATAACAAAATAGTATATGGGGAAATAAATTCTTTTTTTACATCTCTTGCAGCAATCGGTGTTTTAATGATGATTGTATTCGGAAGTATTAAAATGGGACTCATAGGTCTTATACCTAACATTATGCCCATTATTACGACAGGAGCAATTATGGGCTACTTCCATGTTCCTCTTGACATGGTAACAATGGCACTTATGCCGATGGTTCTCGGTATAGCGGTAGATGACACAATCCATTTTACCAACCATACAAAGTACCTATTTGAAAAAGAAGGCTCTTATGATAAAGCAATTGTCGGTTCTTTTTATTCCATAGGAAAGACACTTGCTATGACTACGATAATTTTGTCGGTTACTTTTTTAATGTACATGGCGAGCAAAATAGATGCATTCCTGCGTTTAGGAATTTTAGCGTCAGTAGGTCTCTTTTCGGCCCTCATTGCCGACTATCTGATGACACCCGTATTGATTTATATTTCAAAACCTTTCGGAAAAGAGAAAAAATAATTATGAACTACTTACACATGGAGGTATTATGGATATCTTAAAAAAACATATCGGCGCAATCATCGTTCCGGTGGTTTTCGCAATTATAGGTGTTGCCTGCGGCATTGTTCCGTACTTTGCTGTTGCATCTATTGTGACAGAGCTGATAAACGGTGTCACGGATTACCGCGTTTTATTGCCGTATGCAGGGCTTATTCTTGCAGGGTTTGCAGGGGCGCTTATCGGGCATTCTATATCGACAATCGGTTCCCATAATCTTGCGTTCAGTGTCATCGAAGATACGCGGAAAAAGGTTGTGGAAAAACTGAGCCGCCTTTCGATGGGCACGATAGAAGAAAAAAGCAGCGGCAAGTGGTCTCAATTTGTGGTAGAAACACTTGATAAGATGGAAAAACCGATTGCACATGTAATCCCTGAAGTATTGGCGAATGTGCTCATTCCGGTTGTCATTGTCGTTATCATTTTTATATTAAATTGGAAGATCGGTCTTGCAAACCTTGTAACACTGCCGCTCGGTATACTTTTTTCGATGCTGATGATGAAAGATTACGAAGCAAAGTCCAAGCGGTACATTGAAGCGTCAAAAAAAATGAATGCTGCCGCCGTCGAATATATTCAGGGCATCAAAGTTATTAAGGCTTTTAATAAATCGGCTTCATCCTATGATAAATTTCAAAAAGCAGTGGAGGACAATCGGGACTCTATGCTCGACTGGTATTTAAGCGTATGTTTTGCCATGATAGCTGCGATGGAGGTTCTGCC
Proteins encoded in this window:
- a CDS encoding TetR/AcrR family transcriptional regulator; the protein is MMAESTKKKSDTYTEILKNAKAEFLQNGFEKASMRSIAARTGITAGALYKHFPSKAAIFEALVEPLIGQTLSIGSDFSKIAIHLYETKDFLSTKEAIRISLQNLCTLVYNHFDDFRLLFNRSAGTKYENIRHEFVMADVTACKKFIADLKKRGIKVRSLNDDQLHLIYSTALTPLFEIITHEYSYKETQGFIDILTDVMYFCWNKIMQPEAEINR
- a CDS encoding master DNA invertase Mpi family serine-type recombinase, whose translation is MIYAYLRVSTEKQTLENQRFEVCRWAEERNITIDEFIEEVMSGGISIGHRKLGALSDRLHANDLLIVPELSRLGRSLLNVMSFLNACIEKHVRIFSIKENFEFADNINSKVLAFAFSLAAEIERQLISQRTKEALALRKTQGVVLGRPKGRKNSLLKLSGKEQEVEALLNKKISKAAIGRIFDVHRITVDKFIKERLNNPVIAE
- a CDS encoding TaqI-like C-terminal specificity domain-containing protein, coding for MLERKNEAVNIIFPRNSSWVILSPIEQRIKEKIEKVGVPLKEWDIRINYGIKTGCNEAFIIDKTKRDELIKQSPNSVDIIRPILRGKDIKKYGYNFADKYLIATFPSRKYNIDEYPAVRDYLLNFGKSDVEYLSQYGKDCWGENRLSQSGNKGSRKKTHNKWFELQDSIAYWDNFSKQKIIYPNMTKYLPFVFDDKNFFVNQKCFIITGQYIGFLTAFFNSSLFKYCFRDNFPELQGGTRELSKIFFETIPVIAIDDKIETNFLNAVKDIQNNYTHAKAILLDKMIFELYKLNQQEQNEIGFREIK
- a CDS encoding master DNA invertase Mpi family serine-type recombinase gives rise to the protein MTYGYIRVSTDKQTIENQKFEITNFCTREKLNVDGWIEETISGTKNYDKRKLGELLNIVKKGDLIICAELSRLGRNLFMIMEILNICMKKECRVWTIKDNYRLGDDIQSKVLAFAFGLSAEIERNLISQRTKEALACAKSKGKQIGRKQGERCRLNPKCAACHNWIIEQMSLGVEKTKIAKELEISKQTLYRYMVYTGLFEPKNCKSSLWLKHHIYY
- a CDS encoding efflux RND transporter permease subunit; amino-acid sequence: MKLESLHIFFKKIGEFQLKYRWLLLILLTAISIFAAMGLKKFRATSMTEEVFVNITKNMRKNEDRFKELFGSNDTIVLLIESDDVFKPEVLKMIKEIGNELLEKIPYADSVTSITDIDISIGTEEGIEIKNPFKDGIPEDPAELKKAKDFILSRKSIVNKLVSSDAKETWLVLSLKATPSREEWMKTSDKELMYIMGETAIDIVTNPKYKSSAYTIKPAGLPYTETEEKIVMNADIKKCVSLSFMCMIILLVIFARSLRGTIVPIIATTGAIVSVLGFMGHLNIEGSSEMLSVPIILAMALSVGYSIHLVNSFRNSFYAIGKRKEAVIDSIENTGWPLFFTVVTTVASVLSFLTVDLEPMHWMGLASAAMVFAVYVYVSILIPILMSFGKDCPPEQNKSAIRYKKLDSFFEKFGRSVLKKRKPILIVFALVTVLCLPGIFMITVNMDSFNFMGTRIPYVKRIYEITHSQLGAYFNYNVMLTFKEENAVKKPENLKKLEELSRHISGFKLTKLNNGVPKIFSILDVVKDMNQTMHADDPAFYTIPEDEDLLAQLLFLYEISGGETSHWVDDEFRTLRMNVDVAAFDGNELAANLESVYKKCAELFPDAETFLTGAAAHAAEMNNKIVYGEINSFFTSLAAIGVLMMIVFGSIKMGLIGLIPNIMPIITTGAIMGYFHVPLDMVTMALMPMVLGIAVDDTIHFTNHTKYLFEKEGSYDKAIVGSFYSIGKTLAMTTIILSVTFLMYMASKIDAFLRLGILASVGLFSALIADYLMTPVLIYISKPFGKEKK